The Euzebya sp. genome includes the window CTGACGCCGCCGCCGCGGTCGCGCGGGCGGGCGTGGTCGTGGCCGCTGTGGCCGCGGCCCGTGACATGGTCAACACGCCCCCGGCGGACAAGCGGCCGCCGGCCCTCGCCGAGCGGATGGCCGCGCTGGTCGCCGACGGGGACGTCACGGTCACGACGTTCGACGAGCAGGCCCTCGCCGACGGGGGGTTCGGGGGCATCCTCGGCGTCGGACGGGGCTCCAGCGAGCCGCCGCGCCTGGTGGAGATGGTCTACGAGCCCGAGGGCTGGGACACCCACGTCGTCCTGGTCGGCAAGGGCATCACGTTCGACTCCGGCGGGCTCAGCCTGAAGCCGTGGAAGTCCATGCTGACGATGAAGTCCGACATGGCCGGCGCCGCCGCCGTGGCTGCCGCCCTCAGCGCCTGCAAGGCCGTCGGCGTCAAGGCCAAGGTGACCGGTCTGTGCGCGCTCGCGGAGAACATGCCGTCGGGCACCGCGACCCGACCGAGCGACGTGCTTGTCCACCGGGGCGGGACGACCGTCGAGGTGCTGAACACCGACGCCGAGGGGCGCCTGGTCATGGCCGACGCGCTGGCCTACGGGGCGGAGTCCGAGCCCGACGTCATGATCGACCTGGCGACGCTGACGGGGGCGCAGGTCGTCGCGCTCGGCGACGACGTGGCCGCGCTGATGGGCACCGACGAGGGGCTGATCAACGACCTGCAGTCCGCCGCGAACGCCGCCGGTGAGCAGATCTGGCCGCTCCCGCTCGTCGAGCGGTACGCCGAGACGCTCAAGTCCCCCGTCGCGGACCTGAAGAACATCGGCAAGGCGGGCCACGCCGGGTCGATCACCGCGGGGCTGTTCCTCCGCCACTTCACCGCCGGCCGGCCCTGGGCGCACCTCGACATCGCCGGTCCGTCGTTCCGCGAGGACCCCGACGACAGCTACCTGGCGACCGGCGGGACCGGCTTCGGCGTGCGGACCCTGCTGGCCTACCTGGCCGGCCTGTAGGGTGCACCAGACCCCGCTGCACCAGACCCGGCGACGGTCCCGCCGCAGTCCGATCGGGTAGGTCTCCTCCGCCGTGCGCAACCCCCCATTCGCCCTGAAGGCCCTGATCGGGCTGGTCGTCACCGCCGTCATCGCCGTGGCGGGCTTCCTCGGCACCCGCTTCGCGCAAGGCGCCTTCGACGAGCAGTACCGCATCTGGGTCACCCTCGGCGAGACCGGCCAGGGGGTCATCAGCGGCAGCGACGTGGTGCTGCGCGGCGTGATCGTCGGCGAGGTCGGGGAGATCCGGCTGGACGACGAGCTGCGGGCGGTGATCGAGCTGGTCCTCGAACCCGACCTGCAGGT containing:
- a CDS encoding leucyl aminopeptidase, with the translated sequence MTISIQHSAGPLTAAGTDAIAVLIPADAEARDAVLGPLSDALGTDVAAAVAAVDVTGEAREVARIPVAAPERGRLLVVVGAGADPDAEALRRAAGTAVRNAPKGASIAIAAGDGADAARVQAVAEGAGLGAYAYTEHRKKPHEAPAVTGLTVVADGADAAAAVARAGVVVAAVAAARDMVNTPPADKRPPALAERMAALVADGDVTVTTFDEQALADGGFGGILGVGRGSSEPPRLVEMVYEPEGWDTHVVLVGKGITFDSGGLSLKPWKSMLTMKSDMAGAAAVAAALSACKAVGVKAKVTGLCALAENMPSGTATRPSDVLVHRGGTTVEVLNTDAEGRLVMADALAYGAESEPDVMIDLATLTGAQVVALGDDVAALMGTDEGLINDLQSAANAAGEQIWPLPLVERYAETLKSPVADLKNIGKAGHAGSITAGLFLRHFTAGRPWAHLDIAGPSFREDPDDSYLATGGTGFGVRTLLAYLAGL
- a CDS encoding MlaD family protein, whose translation is MRNPPFALKALIGLVVTAVIAVAGFLGTRFAQGAFDEQYRIWVTLGETGQGVISGSDVVLRGVIVGEVGEIRLDDELRAVIELVLEPDLQVPEDATIAVTGKTLLGEKQIEIRPDGPLAEGPFIADGGSIDDPDQVVELQDVLSELDEVLGAIDPTDLAVLVDDGLGAFVGQDAQIA